The proteins below come from a single Afipia felis ATCC 53690 genomic window:
- a CDS encoding LacI family DNA-binding transcriptional regulator, with translation MSTEKSNITLDDVAAKAGVSPITVSRTLRKPNLVAEKTRKQVELAISKLGYVPDLIAGSLASRQTRQIAVVIPSLNTPAFMRMVRGISEYLSPRGYQFVLGDNNLSGDDETKLIASLLGRRSDGIILADIVQTPEARRILERSGVPVVETWSLTRRPVDMNVGFNNQAAAREAVRHLVDIGRRRIGMICGPLRANERGRQRALGFRRAMEEANLNADLFVELPLPISFSDTSVALRTLYDRDKGLDAVFCSGDSFAVGALFEAQRQGRAVPDDLAIVGLGDLDLASYVVPALTRAEVPGYEMGRLAAEMIVSRLSGNTISKKVIDVGFKLVVKGSTVKPA, from the coding sequence ATGAGCACTGAGAAATCCAACATCACTTTAGACGATGTTGCCGCCAAGGCGGGCGTGTCACCGATAACGGTGTCACGCACGCTGCGGAAACCAAATCTGGTTGCGGAGAAGACCCGCAAACAGGTCGAGCTGGCGATCTCGAAACTTGGTTATGTGCCCGATTTGATCGCGGGCAGTTTAGCCTCGCGGCAGACTCGGCAGATAGCCGTCGTTATTCCGTCCCTTAACACGCCCGCATTCATGCGCATGGTGCGGGGCATTTCGGAATATCTATCCCCGCGCGGCTACCAATTCGTGCTCGGCGACAACAATCTTTCCGGTGATGACGAAACAAAGCTAATAGCCTCACTGCTCGGCCGCCGATCGGACGGCATCATATTGGCTGACATTGTCCAGACACCGGAAGCACGTAGAATTTTGGAGCGAAGCGGCGTTCCTGTCGTTGAAACCTGGAGCCTGACACGCCGCCCGGTCGATATGAACGTTGGCTTCAATAACCAGGCGGCGGCGCGAGAAGCTGTCCGCCATCTGGTTGATATTGGCCGCCGTCGTATCGGCATGATTTGCGGTCCACTGCGAGCCAACGAGCGGGGGCGGCAGCGAGCGCTGGGTTTTCGACGCGCGATGGAAGAAGCCAATCTGAATGCCGATCTGTTCGTTGAGCTCCCGCTGCCAATTAGTTTCAGCGATACCTCCGTAGCGCTGCGTACTCTTTATGACCGCGATAAAGGGCTTGATGCAGTATTTTGTAGCGGCGATAGCTTTGCCGTCGGTGCGCTTTTTGAGGCGCAACGACAAGGTCGCGCCGTGCCCGATGATTTAGCAATTGTCGGTCTCGGCGACTTGGACCTGGCCAGTTATGTCGTTCCGGCGCTCACGCGCGCTGAAGTGCCCGGCTACGAAATGGGACGCTTGGCCGCAGAGATGATTGTCAGCCGGCTGTCCGGCAACACGATTTCGAAGAAGGTAATCGACGTAGGCTTCAAGCTGGTTGTCAAAGGAAGCACGGTGAAACCTGCCTAG
- a CDS encoding substrate-binding domain-containing protein, whose product MIAVTWLPRLVDLIHEQFPKLSLELNVSLTAELLRRMHADEFDLILAPGLTFDANFETQPVGSVRFAWMAGRRQELPDRVIEPADLKNVRILSLGKDSFHHHTVQQWLTSIGGAQTKVDLCDSMDVIASLTREGVGISLLPVKRYMPDIESGHLRLLRTKPSGPNVEFFAIYRSSTSTTFQARIAELARDASTFDFADDQSPDEKSA is encoded by the coding sequence ATGATCGCGGTGACCTGGCTGCCCCGGCTGGTGGACCTCATCCATGAGCAGTTTCCGAAACTGTCTCTCGAACTGAATGTGTCCCTGACTGCAGAACTTCTGCGACGGATGCACGCCGATGAATTCGATCTCATTCTGGCGCCGGGACTGACGTTTGATGCAAACTTCGAAACCCAGCCCGTGGGAAGCGTTCGCTTCGCCTGGATGGCGGGACGCAGGCAGGAGCTTCCTGATCGTGTCATTGAGCCGGCCGATTTAAAAAACGTCAGAATCCTGTCTTTGGGAAAGGATAGCTTCCATCATCACACCGTCCAGCAATGGCTGACTTCGATTGGCGGCGCCCAGACCAAGGTCGACCTGTGCGACAGCATGGATGTGATCGCCTCCCTGACCAGAGAGGGCGTCGGAATAAGCCTGCTTCCGGTCAAACGATACATGCCTGACATCGAGTCGGGCCATTTGCGGCTGCTGCGAACAAAGCCTTCTGGCCCAAACGTCGAGTTTTTCGCGATCTATCGCTCTTCAACCTCGACAACCTTTCAGGCGCGTATCGCGGAGCTGGCGCGCGACGCCAGCACGTTCGATTTCGCGGATGATCAAAGTCCGGACGAGAAGAGCGCGTAG
- a CDS encoding aldolase/citrate lyase family protein, translating to MLSDTESFGQDFLLTLLTADPAVAVEGEQAGVQRIGIDIERLGKAARQAGHDTRLSEHTWDNLSEIARALRSSDVFVRLNPPHPGTAEEVGVAIKCGATVLMLPYFHTEADAAVFANLVKGRAYTMLLVETPRALVRIQEIAATKGIDEIMIGLNDLRLSMNLRGLELVSSPLMSTIARIVKDSGKRFSFGGLGRHDDATLPLNPDILYAQYPRLGATGAWLSRSFFRNPPAHWTMKDGVKALRARLSFWAAQSEHDLTLAKDALALQSINSEV from the coding sequence ATGCTCAGCGACACGGAGTCATTCGGGCAGGACTTTCTTCTGACGCTGCTCACGGCGGACCCCGCTGTTGCTGTCGAGGGAGAACAAGCTGGCGTTCAGCGAATTGGGATAGATATCGAGCGGCTGGGAAAGGCCGCTCGCCAGGCTGGGCACGATACCCGGCTATCCGAGCATACGTGGGATAATCTTTCGGAGATCGCGCGCGCCCTGCGCTCCAGCGATGTTTTTGTCCGGTTGAATCCGCCGCATCCAGGAACGGCCGAAGAAGTCGGGGTAGCGATAAAGTGCGGGGCAACCGTTTTGATGTTGCCCTACTTTCACACGGAGGCAGACGCTGCAGTCTTTGCAAATCTTGTGAAGGGGCGGGCGTACACCATGCTCCTTGTCGAGACCCCCCGCGCGCTTGTACGCATTCAGGAGATCGCGGCAACCAAGGGCATAGATGAGATCATGATTGGTCTCAACGATCTGCGGCTATCCATGAATCTTCGTGGGCTCGAGCTCGTATCATCTCCCCTAATGAGCACAATTGCCCGAATCGTGAAGGATAGCGGAAAGAGATTTTCGTTTGGTGGTCTAGGCCGTCATGACGATGCGACCCTGCCGCTGAATCCGGATATCCTGTATGCTCAGTACCCACGCCTTGGCGCGACCGGAGCATGGCTTTCCAGATCGTTCTTTCGAAATCCGCCGGCACATTGGACCATGAAAGACGGGGTCAAAGCATTGAGAGCGCGCCTGTCATTCTGGGCCGCGCAGTCCGAACACGACCTGACTCTTGCTAAGGACGCCCTCGCATTGCAGTCCATAAATTCCGAGGTCTAA
- a CDS encoding flavin reductase family protein has translation MLANQTAIASQKNFSPMIDHAPIMPDQFKAVMRRFAASVNVITSADSDVLNGMTATAVCSVTTEPPSVLIIVNRANRSHPIIKNSQAFAVNVLSEEQKVLAQHFASRANDPFASVEHFIGKTGCPIIKGADAFLECVVTQETEVGSHTIFVGQVVASETFDERPLLYHAGQYLCLKDAKGAA, from the coding sequence ATGCTTGCCAATCAGACCGCGATCGCTTCGCAAAAGAATTTCAGCCCGATGATCGATCATGCTCCTATCATGCCGGACCAGTTCAAGGCGGTCATGAGGCGGTTTGCCGCAAGCGTGAACGTCATTACGTCGGCAGACAGCGACGTTCTGAACGGCATGACCGCAACTGCGGTCTGCAGCGTGACGACGGAGCCGCCGAGCGTTCTGATTATCGTCAATCGGGCCAATCGGTCCCACCCGATCATCAAAAACTCGCAGGCCTTCGCGGTGAATGTTCTGTCGGAGGAGCAAAAGGTCCTTGCCCAGCATTTTGCGTCGCGTGCGAACGATCCCTTCGCTTCGGTCGAGCATTTCATCGGCAAGACTGGCTGTCCGATCATCAAAGGCGCCGACGCCTTTCTGGAGTGTGTCGTGACGCAGGAAACCGAGGTCGGTTCGCACACGATTTTTGTCGGACAGGTCGTTGCGAGCGAGACGTTCGATGAGCGGCCGCTGCTTTATCACGCCGGGCAGTATCTTTGCCTGAAAGATGCGAAGGGCGCTGCGTGA
- a CDS encoding cupin domain-containing protein, which translates to MPFETGSSCSPIAAEGKAMEQGKKDPQTVTATGARAQSFNIQGVRTIALNNVLTRSGAVTELFRTDWPEISIEPRHMILATMNPGAVTDWHRHTRQTDHLIAISGNIKLVLWDGRENSKTKGQHDIIRFGVLRPLIAVVPPGVWHGLRNESGSIAQYVNVNDVPYDHADPDNFRLSSEHGKVPIDL; encoded by the coding sequence ATGCCGTTCGAAACTGGCTCGAGTTGTTCGCCGATTGCGGCCGAAGGGAAGGCAATGGAACAAGGCAAGAAGGATCCTCAGACTGTCACCGCGACGGGTGCGCGTGCTCAGTCCTTTAACATCCAAGGTGTTCGTACCATTGCTTTGAACAACGTGCTCACGCGCAGCGGCGCTGTCACGGAGCTGTTCCGCACGGACTGGCCTGAGATTTCCATCGAACCGCGTCACATGATTCTGGCCACGATGAATCCCGGAGCGGTCACGGATTGGCATCGCCATACACGACAGACGGATCACCTGATTGCCATCAGTGGGAATATCAAGCTGGTGTTGTGGGACGGACGCGAGAATTCCAAAACCAAGGGACAGCATGACATCATTCGTTTCGGTGTTTTGCGGCCGCTCATTGCGGTTGTGCCTCCGGGCGTGTGGCACGGGTTGCGCAATGAGAGCGGATCGATTGCTCAATATGTCAATGTCAACGATGTACCCTATGATCATGCCGACCCGGACAATTTCAGGCTGTCGTCGGAGCACGGCAAAGTGCCGATTGATCTGTAG
- a CDS encoding glycosyltransferase family 2 protein, with protein MTVYLYTRCWNDGHMLPFFFRHYDPWVDRYFVYDDGSTDNSIALLQAHPRVEVRSQPDLSDPESRIESQRRLQNEIWKDARGKADWVVVTDLDEHLYHPSIVSYLEECKDSSVTIIPALGFQMVSDSFPNSNDQSLFDFCSRGAPDQSYSKVSIFDPNEIRESNFIAGRHRAAFEGRVLAPKPDELLLFHFHYLDMARVAARHKLYATRQRSKDLKRGWGAQYIWSDVELRKQWAEIERSAIDIKNDHWSRKRHPGRKIWRRIPRTRLRGIGRAIDRSLLKFRPRNLWTAMRGRP; from the coding sequence ATGACCGTTTATCTCTATACTCGATGCTGGAACGACGGACACATGCTGCCGTTCTTCTTCAGGCATTACGATCCCTGGGTCGATCGCTATTTTGTCTATGATGACGGGTCGACCGACAATTCAATCGCCCTGCTTCAGGCCCACCCGCGTGTGGAAGTAAGGTCGCAACCGGACCTTTCAGACCCGGAGTCTCGCATCGAATCCCAACGTCGATTACAGAACGAGATTTGGAAAGATGCGCGGGGTAAAGCGGATTGGGTTGTCGTGACCGATCTGGATGAGCATCTTTATCACCCTTCGATCGTTTCATATTTGGAGGAATGCAAAGACAGCTCGGTCACGATCATTCCTGCCTTGGGATTTCAGATGGTCTCGGATTCGTTTCCGAACAGCAATGATCAATCTCTGTTCGACTTCTGCTCAAGGGGCGCGCCGGATCAAAGTTATTCGAAGGTGAGTATTTTTGATCCGAATGAAATTCGTGAAAGCAACTTCATTGCCGGTCGTCATCGCGCCGCATTTGAAGGGCGCGTGTTAGCGCCGAAACCTGACGAACTGCTTTTATTTCACTTCCATTATTTGGACATGGCACGCGTTGCTGCACGTCATAAACTTTACGCCACCCGCCAACGCTCAAAAGACCTGAAACGTGGATGGGGCGCTCAATACATCTGGTCGGACGTCGAGCTCCGCAAGCAATGGGCGGAGATTGAGCGATCGGCTATCGACATAAAAAACGATCATTGGAGCCGTAAACGCCACCCGGGCCGGAAAATTTGGCGTCGCATTCCTCGAACGAGGCTGCGAGGAATTGGTCGAGCTATCGACCGCTCCTTGCTAAAGTTTAGACCTCGGAATTTATGGACTGCAATGCGAGGGCGTCCTTAG